From one Pseudomonas sp. B21-048 genomic stretch:
- a CDS encoding MFS transporter, whose translation MTDKVLRHGYVLPEIKVTSLGERSRVDTLSKGFVFRYMLLTLGLFTGLMTPVTMSLAIRVSELVPANKNATLGWILGLGALFATLANPVAGMLSDRLRSRFGRRRPLLIGGVLGAVACSVVIGASTSISVIAVAWCLTQLFSNASIAALVAIVPDRVPVSQRAQISAFYGMSANVAVFAGSTIVALTGTQGPDMFVYPCLFALFTMLVFIAFYDDEPTDQAPKRPLSLATVGSAFWLNPMRHPDFAWAWFSRFMVYLGTATLMTYQVYYLRDGLGYEPAEISEKMLLTTLGMTLMVIVASWGCGRLSDRMQRRKPFIVISGVVYALGVLLIPLIGGFNGLMAGIIVSSIGLGAHLAVDQALVVDILPGSQTDAAKNLGIINIANAVPQTAAPIFGPLFLAINSVAQQNYDALFMAAAIFAIVGSFAVLFVRGAR comes from the coding sequence TGACTGACAAAGTATTAAGACACGGCTACGTGTTACCTGAAATTAAGGTGACTTCTCTGGGTGAACGCTCCCGCGTAGATACTCTAAGTAAGGGTTTTGTTTTTCGTTATATGTTGTTGACCCTTGGTTTATTTACCGGTCTTATGACGCCGGTCACCATGTCGCTGGCGATCAGAGTGAGTGAACTTGTACCTGCCAACAAAAACGCCACACTCGGCTGGATTCTGGGGCTGGGTGCACTGTTCGCAACATTAGCTAACCCAGTTGCAGGTATGTTATCGGACCGTCTGCGCTCGCGTTTTGGTCGTCGTCGTCCGCTGCTCATCGGAGGGGTCCTAGGCGCCGTAGCGTGCTCAGTAGTGATAGGAGCGAGTACCAGTATTTCCGTTATCGCAGTGGCATGGTGCCTGACTCAGTTATTTAGTAATGCGTCCATTGCAGCGTTGGTGGCAATTGTCCCGGACCGGGTCCCGGTTTCGCAGCGCGCACAAATATCAGCTTTTTATGGCATGTCCGCCAATGTGGCAGTCTTTGCTGGAAGCACGATCGTGGCACTGACAGGAACTCAGGGGCCTGACATGTTTGTCTACCCGTGTTTGTTTGCCTTGTTCACCATGCTGGTATTTATCGCCTTCTATGACGACGAACCGACCGACCAGGCGCCAAAACGCCCGCTGAGCCTGGCGACGGTGGGTTCTGCTTTCTGGCTTAACCCGATGCGTCATCCTGATTTTGCATGGGCCTGGTTCAGTCGCTTCATGGTCTATCTCGGCACTGCGACGCTGATGACCTATCAGGTTTATTACCTTAGGGATGGCCTGGGTTATGAGCCGGCTGAAATCAGCGAAAAAATGCTGCTTACCACCCTTGGAATGACATTGATGGTGATTGTGGCTTCTTGGGGCTGCGGCCGGCTGTCTGACCGTATGCAACGACGCAAACCGTTCATTGTTATCTCGGGTGTCGTTTATGCACTCGGCGTCTTGTTGATTCCTTTGATTGGGGGTTTTAACGGCCTGATGGCGGGCATTATCGTTTCGTCTATTGGTTTGGGTGCTCACTTGGCTGTCGATCAGGCTCTGGTCGTGGATATCCTTCCCGGTAGTCAGACCGACGCGGCAAAGAATTTGGGAATAATCAACATCGCCAATGCGGTTCCGCAGACGGCGGCACCGATCTTTGGCCCATTGTTTTTGGCGATTAACTCTGTAGCGCAACAGAACTATGACGCGCTGTTCATGGCCGCAGCGATCTTCGCCATCGTAGGCTCATTTGCCGTGTTATTTGTTCGAGGCGCCCGTTAA
- a CDS encoding glycoside hydrolase family 13 protein, whose product MSAQIKHPFVAECSTGAEWWRSAVIYQIYPRSFADSNGDGIGDIVGISSKLPYLSSLGIDAIWLSPFYRSPQMDGGYDVADYCDVDPLFGTLGDFDRMLEQAHDKGIKVIIDLVPNHTSSAHKWFRSALKAPAGGGERNFYHFREGKGESGELPPNEWKSIFGGNAWSRIPGETQWYLHLFDSSQPDLNWENPEVRAEFEGILRFWLKRGVDGFRVDVAHALVKEPGLPDWDGKISEDSGINFGPMWDQEGVHEIYRSWNKVLKEFPGDRMLVAEAWVQPQSRLARYVRNDEMHQAFNFDYLLARWDATALRYVIDTSLAAAAEVGAPTTWVMSNHDTVRHTSRYGLSEPGLRPNGIDASREQPDEALGLRRARAAALLTHALPGSAYIYQGEELGLPEHTTLDAAHRQDPSFFRTDGVLIGRDGCRVPIPWVSGEASCGFSVAGDSWLPQPDSFSRYSADVQQGDPQSTLELYRQLLKLRHDYALGNGRLTWLPSAQGVLLFENGPIRIVINFTDLTTALPDGHVLISSVPIDQPGVLPANAAAWLT is encoded by the coding sequence ATGTCGGCTCAGATTAAACATCCGTTCGTGGCGGAATGCAGTACGGGGGCAGAGTGGTGGCGCAGTGCTGTCATCTATCAAATCTATCCGCGCTCTTTCGCCGACTCAAACGGTGACGGCATAGGTGATATTGTTGGGATTTCCTCGAAACTTCCCTATCTTTCTTCATTGGGGATAGATGCTATTTGGCTCTCTCCCTTCTATCGCTCTCCCCAGATGGATGGGGGTTATGATGTGGCGGATTACTGCGATGTAGATCCACTGTTTGGCACGTTGGGTGATTTCGATCGGATGCTGGAGCAGGCACACGATAAAGGGATCAAGGTCATCATCGATCTGGTCCCCAATCACACGTCTAGCGCCCATAAATGGTTTCGGTCGGCTCTCAAGGCGCCAGCGGGGGGGGGCGAGCGTAATTTCTACCACTTCCGTGAGGGCAAAGGCGAGAGCGGCGAGTTACCGCCGAACGAGTGGAAAAGCATTTTCGGCGGAAATGCGTGGTCGCGCATCCCCGGGGAAACACAGTGGTATCTGCACCTGTTTGATAGCAGCCAACCGGATCTTAATTGGGAAAACCCCGAGGTCCGGGCGGAGTTTGAAGGCATCTTGCGCTTTTGGTTGAAGCGTGGCGTCGATGGCTTCCGTGTCGATGTGGCACATGCCTTGGTGAAAGAGCCTGGTCTACCCGATTGGGATGGAAAAATCTCGGAAGATAGCGGCATCAACTTTGGGCCGATGTGGGACCAGGAAGGTGTCCACGAGATCTATCGCAGTTGGAACAAGGTGCTAAAGGAGTTCCCTGGCGATCGCATGCTGGTTGCCGAAGCCTGGGTACAGCCGCAATCTCGACTGGCGCGCTATGTACGCAATGATGAAATGCACCAGGCCTTCAACTTTGATTATCTGCTGGCTCGCTGGGATGCCACGGCATTGAGATATGTCATCGATACCTCCCTGGCTGCAGCAGCCGAGGTGGGCGCGCCGACGACCTGGGTGATGTCCAACCACGACACCGTCAGGCATACATCACGCTACGGCCTGAGCGAGCCGGGTTTGCGCCCTAACGGTATTGATGCATCGAGAGAGCAGCCAGATGAAGCGCTGGGGTTACGCCGGGCTCGTGCTGCGGCGCTCTTGACGCATGCATTGCCAGGCTCGGCTTACATCTATCAGGGTGAGGAGCTGGGTTTGCCTGAGCATACAACCCTTGATGCCGCTCACCGACAGGACCCAAGCTTTTTCCGTACCGACGGGGTGCTAATTGGTCGCGACGGTTGCCGTGTGCCGATCCCTTGGGTTTCGGGGGAAGCGTCCTGTGGGTTCAGCGTAGCCGGGGATTCCTGGTTGCCTCAGCCGGACTCATTTTCCCGGTACAGCGCAGATGTGCAGCAGGGGGATCCGCAATCAACGCTAGAGCTCTATCGTCAATTGCTGAAGCTGCGTCATGACTATGCATTAGGTAACGGTAGGTTGACCTGGTTGCCTTCGGCACAAGGTGTACTGCTGTTTGAAAATGGTCCGATCCGCATCGTAATCAATTTCACCGATCTGACCACCGCACTTCCTGACGGTCATGTGCTGATTTCCAGCGTGCCGATCGATCAACCGGGCGTTTTACCGGCCAATGCGGCGGCGTGGTTGACGTGA